In Paractinoplanes brasiliensis, the following proteins share a genomic window:
- a CDS encoding PIG-L deacetylase family protein, translating into MKHLGTVLMMWAHPDDETYLAGGLSAALTDAGHRVVCVTATRGAAGGDADVRSIELEAALTVLGVTEHHWLEYDDGACASVDPAEAANRLGRLLDDVRPDTVITFGQDGFTGHPDHRAVSEWTDRAVAGAREKPLLLHPVARSQPLDADLDDNFNVFELGRPRVCADDELALLLELEDELLDRKVEALLRQWSQTGGLVEAVGLDRYRTWVSQEAFAPPQTT; encoded by the coding sequence ATGAAGCATCTGGGAACAGTCCTGATGATGTGGGCTCATCCGGACGACGAGACCTATCTGGCCGGCGGGCTGTCGGCGGCACTGACGGATGCGGGTCACCGTGTCGTGTGCGTGACGGCTACCCGCGGCGCTGCCGGCGGCGACGCAGACGTGCGCTCCATCGAGTTGGAGGCCGCCCTGACGGTGCTCGGGGTGACCGAGCACCACTGGCTGGAGTACGACGATGGCGCCTGCGCCTCGGTCGACCCGGCTGAGGCCGCAAACCGGCTGGGCCGTCTGCTCGACGACGTCCGGCCCGACACGGTGATCACCTTCGGCCAGGACGGCTTCACGGGCCACCCGGATCACCGGGCGGTGAGCGAGTGGACCGACCGGGCCGTCGCCGGCGCCCGCGAGAAACCGCTGCTGTTGCATCCCGTCGCGCGTTCCCAGCCGCTCGACGCGGACCTGGACGACAACTTCAACGTCTTCGAACTGGGTCGTCCACGGGTATGCGCCGACGACGAGCTCGCGTTGCTGCTGGAGCTCGAGGACGAGCTCCTCGACCGCAAGGTCGAGGCACTGCTCCGCCAGTGGTCACAGACCGGCGGCCTGGTCGAGGCGGTGGGGCTGGATCGCTATCGGACCTGGGTGTCACAGGAGGCCTTCGCGCCGCCGCAAACCACGTGA
- a CDS encoding glycosyltransferase: protein MTVRTATFAPAAGHDISGPTFAHLVRLTDDTGLFEHARHATARREHGYCTDDVARGLVVTSREAALSTDVIRLAECYLTFLTHAQDAQGAFHNRLGFHRAWTDQPGLGDWWGRALWGLGTAAARCPVPWIRQEALLAFTRGASCRTDAPRAMSFAALGAAELLRTDPGNETAAELLADAAAVIGRPGLDPHWPWPEERLSYANAALAETLIVAGDLLDDPAARAAGLRMLTWLLHIQISDGHLSVLPSSGWLRGNPRLRHDQQPIEVAALADACATAAAVTGDASWHVGTRRCVDWFLGANDINQIMWDPATGGGYDGLTLHGPNLNQGAESTLALISTLQHHTG from the coding sequence GTGACCGTCAGGACGGCGACCTTCGCGCCGGCAGCCGGTCACGACATCTCCGGTCCCACCTTCGCCCACCTGGTGCGGCTCACCGATGACACCGGCCTCTTCGAGCATGCCCGCCACGCCACCGCCCGGCGCGAGCACGGCTACTGCACCGACGACGTCGCTCGCGGCCTCGTCGTCACCAGCCGCGAGGCCGCCCTGTCGACCGACGTGATCCGGCTCGCGGAGTGCTATCTGACCTTCCTCACCCACGCGCAGGACGCCCAGGGCGCCTTCCACAACCGGCTCGGGTTCCACCGGGCCTGGACCGATCAACCCGGTCTCGGCGACTGGTGGGGGCGCGCTCTGTGGGGCCTCGGCACCGCCGCCGCCCGCTGCCCGGTGCCGTGGATCCGTCAGGAAGCTCTTCTCGCCTTCACCCGGGGCGCCTCGTGCCGGACCGACGCCCCGCGAGCCATGTCCTTCGCCGCGCTCGGTGCGGCCGAGCTGCTCCGCACCGACCCCGGCAACGAGACAGCCGCGGAGCTTCTCGCCGATGCCGCTGCTGTCATCGGCCGTCCGGGTCTCGACCCGCACTGGCCGTGGCCGGAGGAACGCCTCAGCTACGCCAACGCCGCCCTCGCCGAAACCCTCATCGTCGCGGGCGACCTCCTCGACGACCCGGCGGCCCGGGCCGCCGGCCTGCGCATGCTGACCTGGCTGCTGCACATTCAGATCAGCGACGGCCACCTGTCGGTGCTCCCGTCGTCCGGCTGGCTCCGCGGCAACCCCAGGCTGCGTCACGACCAGCAACCGATCGAGGTGGCGGCGCTGGCCGACGCCTGCGCCACCGCCGCCGCGGTCACCGGCGACGCGAGCTGGCACGTCGGAACCCGCCGCTGCGTCGACTGGTTCCTCGGCGCCAACGACATCAACCAGATCATGTGGGACCCGGCGACCGGTGGCGGCTACGACGGGCTCACGCTGCACGGACCCAACCTGAACCAGGGCGCCGAGTCCACCCTCGCCCTGATCTCCACTCTCCAGCACCACACCGGTTGA
- a CDS encoding SDR family NAD(P)-dependent oxidoreductase: MPFQALQGRTVLLTGATGGLGRRIADALARSGVHLAVSGRNEASLRELAERYRQVRDNHTTLTVLGGCCGANTAHIDAISTARVAGAGG; this comes from the coding sequence ATGCCGTTCCAAGCCCTGCAAGGCCGTACCGTACTGCTCACCGGCGCGACCGGTGGACTCGGCCGGCGCATCGCCGACGCGCTGGCGCGATCCGGCGTTCACCTCGCTGTGTCCGGTCGCAACGAGGCCTCCCTGCGCGAGCTGGCCGAGCGCTACCGGCAGGTGCGAGACAACCACACGACGCTGACCGTGCTCGGCGGCTGCTGCGGCGCCAACACCGCGCACATCGACGCGATCAGCACCGCCCGCGTGGCCGGGGCCGGAGGATGA
- a CDS encoding class I SAM-dependent methyltransferase, whose protein sequence is MTAQLDAPVLDSDRLEEFAGKVAGDQAAAYNAVLVYLGDRLGIWRSLATLGTTTVAQLAEHAGVAPRYLQEWLAAQAANGYVTYNAAGDTFHLSPEAASCLAEEESPTAMMSGFELIAAVWAASDKLANIYTTGEGLGWHEHDPRLFTAVARFYGTMYRNSMLSEWFSAVDGLIEQLETGIRVLDVGCGLGVATILLAEAFPNSTFVGFDYHEDSVRQAAAAATEAGVSDRVEFLVGDATSYDGTYDLVLFFDAVHDFGDPVGALAHTRSVLAAGGRVVAIEPYAEDTLEANLANPIAPVFYVGSSALCVPHSISDGGAAFGAQAGPARLVQAFRDAGFTSAKVATSTMTNLVIEARA, encoded by the coding sequence ATGACCGCACAGCTCGACGCACCCGTCCTGGACTCCGACAGGCTCGAGGAGTTCGCCGGCAAGGTCGCCGGCGACCAGGCGGCAGCGTACAACGCCGTCCTTGTCTACCTCGGCGACCGGCTCGGCATCTGGCGATCACTCGCGACGCTCGGTACGACCACCGTGGCCCAGCTCGCCGAGCATGCCGGCGTGGCTCCGCGATACCTTCAGGAGTGGCTGGCGGCCCAGGCCGCCAACGGCTACGTGACCTACAACGCCGCCGGAGACACGTTCCACCTGTCGCCCGAGGCCGCCTCCTGCCTGGCCGAGGAGGAGAGCCCCACCGCGATGATGTCCGGCTTCGAGCTCATCGCCGCGGTGTGGGCCGCCAGCGACAAGCTCGCGAACATCTACACGACCGGCGAAGGGCTCGGCTGGCACGAGCACGACCCCCGCCTGTTCACCGCCGTCGCTCGCTTCTACGGAACGATGTACCGCAACTCGATGCTCAGCGAGTGGTTCTCCGCGGTGGACGGTCTGATCGAGCAGCTCGAGACCGGCATCCGGGTCCTCGACGTCGGCTGCGGTTTGGGCGTCGCGACCATCCTCTTGGCGGAGGCGTTCCCGAACTCGACGTTCGTCGGCTTCGACTACCACGAGGACTCTGTCCGGCAGGCCGCTGCTGCGGCGACGGAGGCCGGCGTCTCCGACCGCGTGGAGTTCCTCGTCGGCGACGCGACATCCTACGACGGCACCTACGACCTCGTCCTCTTCTTCGACGCGGTGCACGACTTCGGCGACCCCGTCGGCGCCCTCGCGCACACCCGCAGCGTACTGGCAGCTGGTGGCCGGGTCGTGGCAATCGAACCCTATGCCGAGGACACGCTCGAGGCGAATCTGGCCAACCCGATCGCCCCCGTTTTCTACGTCGGCAGCTCAGCCCTGTGTGTCCCGCACAGCATCTCCGACGGCGGCGCGGCGTTCGGCGCCCAAGCCGGCCCAGCCCGCCTTGTCCAGGCGTTCCGCGACGCCGGCTTCACCTCCGCGAAGGTCGCCACCTCGACGATGACCAACCTCGTCATCGAGGCCCGTGCCTGA
- a CDS encoding alpha-hydroxy acid oxidase: MSRDLATLPQITAAGLAALTPEVRDFLEGGAGRERTLARNTAAFDDWQLRPRLMRGLGEPSLATRFMGVDLDLPLLAGPLGADRLFHPDGQQAVARAAATAGIASMAPEAGSFSLEDLCAAAPAAVRFGQLHPTGSRDSFLRMLGRFEDAGFDAIVVTCDCPVAGWRERNRRNGFIPPQEVVGGNYPNDSETFQNLFSAGGTGWDWVTLGRAMRHTSLPWLAKGIMTEPDAQAALDAGAAAIGVSNHGGRQLDDLPAALNALPAIAAAVGDHAQISFDGGVRRGSDVVKALALGADVVILGRLIFHGLAAAGESGVLAVLELLREEISTTLTLLGHGGVADLDEQAVENRGV; the protein is encoded by the coding sequence ATGAGCCGGGACCTGGCGACCCTGCCGCAGATCACCGCCGCCGGCCTCGCCGCGCTGACGCCCGAGGTCCGTGACTTCCTCGAGGGTGGCGCGGGCCGCGAGCGCACCCTGGCCCGCAACACAGCCGCCTTCGACGACTGGCAGCTACGGCCCCGGCTGATGCGCGGGCTGGGCGAGCCGTCACTGGCGACCCGGTTCATGGGCGTCGACCTCGACCTGCCGCTGCTGGCCGGGCCGCTCGGCGCCGACCGGCTGTTCCACCCGGACGGGCAGCAGGCGGTCGCCCGCGCCGCCGCCACGGCCGGCATCGCCAGCATGGCCCCCGAGGCCGGCTCGTTCTCCCTGGAGGACCTGTGCGCCGCGGCGCCGGCAGCGGTCCGGTTCGGCCAGCTGCACCCGACCGGCAGCCGGGACAGCTTTCTCCGCATGCTCGGCCGGTTCGAGGACGCCGGTTTCGACGCCATCGTCGTCACCTGCGACTGCCCGGTCGCCGGCTGGCGGGAACGCAACCGGCGCAACGGCTTCATCCCGCCGCAGGAGGTGGTGGGTGGCAACTATCCGAACGACAGCGAGACCTTCCAAAACCTGTTCTCGGCGGGCGGAACCGGCTGGGACTGGGTGACCCTCGGCCGCGCGATGCGGCACACCAGCCTGCCCTGGCTCGCCAAGGGCATCATGACCGAGCCGGACGCCCAAGCCGCCCTCGACGCCGGCGCCGCCGCGATCGGGGTGTCCAACCACGGCGGCCGCCAACTCGACGACCTCCCGGCTGCTCTCAACGCCCTCCCCGCGATCGCCGCCGCCGTAGGTGACCACGCCCAGATCTCCTTCGACGGTGGCGTGCGGCGCGGCTCCGACGTCGTGAAGGCACTCGCCCTCGGTGCCGACGTGGTCATCCTGGGCCGGCTCATCTTCCACGGCCTGGCCGCGGCCGGCGAATCCGGCGTCCTCGCCGTGCTGGAACTCCTCCGCGAGGAGATCAGCACCACGCTCACGCTGCTCGGGCACGGCGGCGTGGCAGACCTCGACGAGCAGGCTGTAGAAAATCGGGGCGTGTGA
- a CDS encoding helix-turn-helix transcriptional regulator, with product MTSLVGRDAELRTIGRLLDQVRGGQARALGVRGEAGIGKSRLLLELAGQARDQAALLLSGRAAELERDLPFAPLADALDIALGDLAGLDPEHASALAAAIPAFGTPSVPFSGERHRVAAAIRALLERLARHRIVVLALDDVQWADPASTDVLALLLHRPPRAGVLLAMATRTGRAPDLEGELAQAVRNGTAELVDLAPLSAGDVATLLPEVDRVARERLYRQSGGNPFYLEELARAAGDEPPGDPDAAIAGVPRAVRAALTAELSALTVRSRLLIQGAAVAGDPFDLDVAAVAAGRSPDDDVAVPADIDMLLKHDLIRPTSAPRRFRFRHPLVRRAVYEASGDGWRLVAHARAARALGARGSAPTQRAHHVERSARPGDHDAVELLTRAADEVLPTAPATAATWYEAASRLLGDAPAQQLRLLTARGQALASAGHALAARDVLRQILGLLPNDGSPARIQTVEALAQLEGLWTGNPAAARRLLHAELQALGDGVSRQHATLTLALARDRATRGDHPAAVSLADEARRTAQLAGDDVLTADAAVQAADSAHCALRADDPAALAAVDARIADAARLVAALPDERLATRLQMLGWLGVAQFYTTDVVAARAAADRGLALARATGQGLLAPSFLVLRSFTDEIRGDLRAAADAADEVLDNARLTGNRHLGLWGALVASRVELARGRVQAAIAHGEAAHRFLGVDPTSAAGFTLADAQLAAGDPAAALTALDAFGWVNPGLWSGDRLLCLDVVVRTLVTLGRLDEATTWAERVPAETGGRRTGYYAPIIAHIDATLRIARKDFHTGGAVALAGARAGDEAGTPLWSARCRILAGQALIATGHPDEARHELRHAAAVTSERGAHGIRDMALSALRRLGDRPRVPAGPHDARLGALTPREQEITALVGDGHTNAQIARRLHLSERTVEKHVSNMLAKLGVTSRSAVIRLVAQNGRSSHPTPPD from the coding sequence ATGACATCGCTGGTCGGGCGCGATGCCGAACTTCGGACCATCGGCCGTCTGCTGGATCAGGTGCGTGGCGGCCAGGCCAGGGCCCTGGGCGTACGCGGTGAGGCCGGCATCGGCAAGTCGCGCCTGCTGCTGGAGCTGGCCGGGCAGGCCCGCGACCAAGCCGCCCTGCTGTTGAGCGGGCGGGCCGCCGAACTGGAGCGCGACCTGCCCTTCGCTCCGCTTGCCGACGCCCTCGACATCGCCCTCGGGGACCTGGCCGGACTGGACCCGGAGCACGCGAGCGCGCTGGCGGCCGCGATCCCCGCGTTCGGAACACCCTCGGTGCCGTTCTCCGGCGAGCGGCACCGGGTCGCCGCCGCCATCCGGGCCCTGCTGGAACGGCTGGCCCGCCACCGGATCGTCGTGCTGGCCCTCGACGACGTGCAGTGGGCCGACCCGGCCTCCACGGACGTGCTCGCGCTCCTGCTGCACCGTCCGCCTCGGGCCGGTGTGTTACTCGCGATGGCGACCCGCACCGGCCGGGCCCCCGACCTGGAGGGCGAGCTGGCCCAGGCCGTCCGGAACGGTACCGCCGAGTTGGTCGACCTCGCCCCGCTGTCGGCCGGTGATGTCGCCACCTTGTTGCCGGAGGTGGACCGGGTCGCGCGGGAACGGCTCTACCGGCAGAGCGGCGGAAACCCGTTCTATCTTGAGGAGCTGGCACGCGCGGCGGGCGACGAACCGCCCGGCGACCCCGACGCGGCCATCGCGGGGGTGCCGCGGGCGGTTCGCGCCGCGCTCACTGCGGAGTTAAGTGCTCTTACCGTACGTTCGCGGCTGTTGATCCAAGGCGCGGCCGTGGCCGGCGACCCGTTCGACCTGGACGTGGCCGCCGTGGCGGCGGGGCGCTCGCCGGACGACGACGTGGCGGTGCCGGCCGACATCGACATGTTGCTGAAGCACGACCTGATCCGGCCCACCTCGGCGCCGCGCCGGTTCCGCTTCCGGCACCCCCTGGTGCGCCGGGCCGTCTACGAGGCGTCCGGCGACGGCTGGCGGCTCGTCGCGCATGCCCGCGCCGCCCGGGCCCTGGGAGCACGCGGGTCGGCGCCGACGCAGCGGGCGCACCACGTCGAACGGTCGGCCCGCCCGGGCGACCACGACGCGGTCGAGCTGCTGACTCGGGCCGCCGACGAGGTGCTCCCGACCGCCCCGGCGACCGCCGCGACGTGGTACGAGGCCGCGTCCCGGCTCCTCGGCGACGCACCGGCGCAGCAGCTCCGGTTGCTGACGGCCCGCGGACAGGCCCTCGCCTCGGCGGGCCACGCGCTGGCCGCCCGGGACGTGTTGCGGCAGATCCTGGGTCTGCTCCCGAACGACGGCTCACCGGCGCGGATCCAGACCGTCGAGGCCCTGGCCCAACTTGAAGGCCTGTGGACCGGCAACCCCGCGGCAGCGCGCCGGTTGCTGCACGCCGAACTGCAGGCCCTCGGCGACGGTGTATCCAGGCAACATGCCACGCTGACCCTGGCCCTCGCCCGGGACCGCGCCACCCGCGGCGACCATCCGGCCGCGGTCAGCCTCGCCGACGAAGCCCGCCGAACCGCCCAGCTCGCCGGCGACGATGTGCTGACCGCCGACGCCGCCGTGCAGGCCGCCGACTCGGCCCACTGCGCCCTGCGCGCCGACGATCCCGCCGCCCTGGCTGCGGTGGACGCGCGAATTGCCGACGCGGCCCGGCTCGTGGCCGCCCTGCCGGACGAGCGTCTGGCGACCCGCCTGCAGATGCTCGGCTGGCTCGGCGTCGCCCAGTTCTACACCACCGACGTCGTCGCCGCGCGCGCCGCCGCCGACCGGGGCCTGGCCCTTGCCCGCGCCACCGGCCAGGGTCTGCTGGCCCCGTCCTTCCTGGTGCTGCGATCCTTCACCGACGAGATCCGCGGCGACCTCCGGGCGGCCGCAGACGCCGCCGACGAAGTGCTCGACAACGCCCGGCTCACCGGCAACCGTCACCTAGGTCTGTGGGGAGCGCTGGTCGCCAGCCGGGTGGAGCTGGCCCGCGGACGCGTCCAGGCCGCGATCGCCCACGGCGAGGCCGCCCACCGCTTCCTCGGCGTGGACCCGACTTCCGCCGCCGGCTTCACCCTCGCCGACGCCCAGTTGGCGGCGGGCGATCCGGCAGCCGCGCTCACCGCCCTCGACGCCTTCGGCTGGGTCAATCCCGGCCTGTGGTCCGGCGACCGGCTGCTCTGCCTCGACGTCGTGGTCCGCACCCTGGTGACGCTGGGCCGCCTCGACGAGGCCACCACCTGGGCCGAACGAGTGCCGGCGGAGACTGGCGGGCGTCGCACCGGCTACTACGCTCCGATCATCGCCCACATCGACGCCACTCTCCGCATCGCCCGCAAGGATTTCCACACCGGCGGCGCCGTCGCCCTCGCCGGCGCCCGCGCCGGCGATGAGGCGGGGACGCCGTTGTGGTCGGCCCGCTGCCGGATTCTCGCCGGCCAGGCCCTGATCGCGACCGGCCATCCCGACGAAGCCAGGCATGAACTCCGGCACGCGGCGGCCGTGACGAGCGAACGGGGCGCCCACGGCATCCGTGACATGGCTCTGTCCGCCCTGCGCCGGCTGGGCGACCGGCCGCGCGTGCCCGCCGGCCCGCACGATGCCCGGCTCGGTGCGCTGACCCCGCGCGAGCAGGAGATCACCGCCCTGGTCGGCGACGGCCACACCAACGCCCAGATCGCCCGCCGCCTGCATCTGAGCGAGCGCACCGTTGAGAAACACGTCTCCAACATGCTGGCCAAGCTGGGCGTCACCAGCCGCAGCGCCGTCATCCGCCTGGTCGCCCAGAACGGACGTTCCAGCCACCCGACTCCACCGGACTGA
- a CDS encoding BTAD domain-containing putative transcriptional regulator, producing the protein MDRSRLPLRVDLLGPLAVVVEGRTVDVPGSLRRALLALLALEAGRTVGVQRLIDALWPDDPPDNAVQALYNHISRVRGHLGRLAGRLERRANGYRLHLEPWELDVDAVRRLATDDPGAALSLWRGPALEEFRSLPELANEAVRLGELKLELVEEFLERRLAAGEHVAVDAAAAATAAPLRERTALLQIRALAAEGRAAEAMTAARAFRRRLADETGLDPTPVLAEVEKRVAAGSLGRPAVAARVARPSGPMVGRQHEREEVLRLLADHAVVILTGAGGVGKTRLGLDIAADADEAVVVPLAVVDRAEHVCQAVASTLGLRMTGEVHPADIAAALADRSLFLVLDNCEHVAAACRDLVVAVRRLSPGVRVLATSRVTLQVPGEYVVRLQPLPVPRDAADLGALRRMPSVRAFVEHARRRRPSYELAAQEAVDLVEILQRLDGLPLGIELAARQVGLMPMRDVLIRLDRALDLATGLDGPEAQRQRTLRATIASSYRLLTPDQQWLLRAIAPFVGGVDVATVEALGVGLPDDPVDLLHRLVDASLLVVDAVVGRFRLLFTVRAFLHDEIERLAERDEASARFVSRCRVVAEEIGVRMPGAEEALVDRKLRAELDNLRAARGLASFDDRVAITLGVNQVATWRDLPEIWSWGTELAADPAIAGHPARAAILAAAAEAARLTGQLGEAERLAGEAIDAGDEIRGWSVRGVVAHFRGDFGTAREHWLRAAVTPSPDEATFVGSAALAAAYDGDRATARSLLDRARATSRCGSHRAFVAYVEGELLPPTQAITCYSTAIREAASVGCSFVEGVARVSLALAQARTGDAAGAADGFAYLIEFWRRTGQTTQLWTTARNAAELLASAGRTSTAALLLVVADAIPGAAAISPEIARYSTRSFVRVGEIVDEDELQHVRNEAAQLGGPAVLDHAVTELGELVSRPCRSAPRF; encoded by the coding sequence ATGGACCGGTCCCGACTCCCGCTACGCGTCGACCTCCTCGGTCCGCTCGCCGTCGTGGTCGAGGGCCGAACCGTCGACGTCCCCGGCAGCCTGCGGCGAGCCCTGTTGGCGCTGCTCGCTCTCGAGGCCGGGCGGACGGTGGGAGTCCAGCGGCTGATCGATGCGTTGTGGCCCGACGATCCGCCCGACAACGCGGTGCAGGCGCTTTACAACCACATCTCCCGTGTACGCGGCCACCTCGGTCGGCTGGCCGGGCGGCTGGAACGGCGGGCCAACGGCTACCGTCTTCACCTGGAGCCGTGGGAGCTCGATGTCGATGCCGTGCGACGCCTCGCCACTGACGACCCCGGGGCGGCGCTGTCGCTGTGGCGCGGGCCCGCCTTGGAGGAGTTCCGCTCGCTGCCCGAGCTGGCGAATGAAGCGGTCCGGCTCGGCGAGTTGAAGCTGGAGCTGGTCGAGGAATTCCTGGAGCGCCGCCTGGCCGCAGGTGAGCATGTCGCCGTCGACGCCGCGGCCGCGGCGACTGCAGCTCCGCTGCGTGAGCGGACTGCGCTCCTGCAGATCCGCGCGCTGGCTGCCGAGGGCCGCGCAGCGGAGGCGATGACGGCGGCCCGGGCGTTCCGCCGCCGGCTGGCCGACGAGACGGGACTGGACCCGACGCCCGTGCTGGCCGAGGTGGAGAAGCGGGTGGCGGCCGGGTCGCTCGGGCGGCCCGCGGTCGCCGCGCGTGTCGCCAGGCCGAGCGGTCCGATGGTCGGTCGGCAGCACGAGCGCGAGGAAGTGCTTCGACTGCTTGCCGATCATGCGGTGGTGATTCTCACCGGTGCGGGTGGGGTCGGCAAGACCCGGTTGGGGCTCGACATCGCGGCGGACGCCGACGAGGCGGTGGTCGTGCCGCTGGCCGTGGTCGACCGGGCCGAACACGTGTGCCAGGCGGTGGCGTCCACGCTGGGGCTGCGGATGACCGGCGAGGTCCACCCGGCTGACATCGCAGCCGCTCTGGCGGACCGGTCGCTCTTCCTCGTGCTGGACAACTGTGAACACGTCGCCGCCGCCTGTCGCGATCTGGTGGTCGCCGTCCGACGCTTGTCGCCGGGCGTGCGGGTACTGGCCACCTCGCGTGTGACGCTGCAGGTGCCGGGGGAGTACGTCGTGCGGCTGCAGCCACTCCCGGTACCTCGCGATGCGGCCGACCTCGGCGCGTTGCGTCGCATGCCGAGCGTGCGCGCCTTCGTGGAGCACGCTCGGCGGCGCAGGCCGTCCTACGAGCTGGCCGCGCAGGAAGCGGTCGATCTTGTCGAGATCCTGCAACGCCTCGACGGTCTGCCGCTCGGCATCGAGCTGGCCGCCAGACAGGTGGGACTGATGCCGATGCGCGATGTGCTCATCCGCCTGGACCGGGCCCTCGACCTCGCGACCGGGCTCGATGGCCCGGAGGCCCAGCGACAGCGGACCTTGCGGGCGACCATCGCGTCGTCGTACCGCCTGCTCACGCCCGACCAACAGTGGCTCCTGCGCGCGATCGCGCCCTTCGTCGGCGGGGTGGACGTCGCCACGGTGGAAGCACTGGGTGTCGGGCTGCCCGACGACCCTGTGGACCTGTTGCACCGGCTCGTGGACGCGTCACTGCTGGTCGTGGATGCGGTCGTGGGTCGTTTCCGGCTGCTGTTCACCGTCCGCGCCTTCCTCCACGACGAGATCGAGCGCCTGGCCGAGCGCGACGAGGCATCCGCGCGGTTCGTGTCCCGGTGCCGCGTCGTCGCCGAGGAGATCGGCGTCCGGATGCCGGGGGCGGAAGAGGCACTTGTCGATCGGAAGCTGCGGGCCGAGCTCGACAATCTGCGCGCCGCCCGCGGCCTGGCGTCCTTCGACGACCGGGTGGCGATCACGCTCGGCGTGAACCAGGTCGCCACGTGGCGCGATCTACCCGAAATCTGGTCCTGGGGCACGGAGCTCGCCGCCGACCCGGCGATCGCCGGTCACCCCGCTCGCGCCGCCATACTCGCCGCCGCGGCGGAAGCCGCGCGTCTCACCGGGCAGTTGGGCGAGGCCGAACGGCTTGCCGGCGAGGCGATCGACGCGGGCGACGAGATCCGCGGCTGGAGTGTGCGCGGGGTCGTCGCGCACTTTCGTGGGGACTTCGGAACGGCTCGCGAGCACTGGCTGCGCGCCGCCGTGACACCCAGCCCGGACGAGGCGACGTTCGTCGGCTCCGCCGCCCTCGCCGCAGCTTACGACGGTGATCGCGCAACGGCCCGTTCGCTGCTGGACCGGGCGCGAGCGACCTCCCGATGCGGATCGCACCGCGCCTTCGTCGCCTATGTCGAGGGTGAGCTGCTGCCACCGACGCAGGCGATCACGTGCTACTCGACCGCGATCCGGGAGGCCGCCTCGGTAGGCTGCAGCTTCGTCGAGGGGGTGGCGCGGGTGTCCCTGGCCCTGGCACAGGCACGGACCGGGGACGCGGCGGGTGCGGCTGACGGCTTCGCCTACCTCATCGAGTTCTGGCGGCGCACCGGGCAGACGACCCAGCTGTGGACCACCGCCCGCAACGCGGCCGAGCTGCTCGCCTCGGCCGGCCGGACGTCAACCGCGGCCCTCCTGTTGGTCGTTGCCGACGCCATACCCGGGGCTGCCGCCATCAGCCCGGAGATCGCCCGGTACAGCACGCGATCGTTTGTGCGTGTGGGGGAGATCGTGGACGAGGACGAGCTGCAGCATGTGCGCAACGAAGCGGCGCAGCTGGGAGGGCCCGCCGTGCTCGACCACGCTGTGACGGAGCTGGGTGAGCTGGTGTCCCGACCGTGTCGATCGGCGCCCCGCTTTTGA